A stretch of DNA from bacterium:
CTAGACCCCTAGAACTCAAACTTCATGCCGAACACCAGCCGTCGCCCAGCACCGTATCCCTGAGGTTCGTCATTCAGGACATCCATGTATGATACGTTACGATGGTCAAACAGGTTGTAGGACTGCACCATCATGGTCAATGTGTAATCTCGAACCTTGAACTCTTTCATCACTGTCAAGTCGAAAGTGCTGTAAAATGGTTCGCGATGCTCGTTGATTTTGTCTTGCTCGCGCGTCAGCTGATCAGTCTCCTCGTCCCTAACCAAATACTCCGATGTATAAGGATAGCCAGAGTTCCAGCTGTAAATCCCATTCAAGTATATGTTGTAAGGCAGCTCCGCGTTGAACGAAACGGCCAACATGTGGCGGAGGTCCCAGTCCAGCCAGGCCTCTTTGCCGGTCATCTTCCCATAATTGTCCACACCGATTGACTTCGCCTCCTGATAGGTGTAGGAGAGTCGGCCCTCAAAGGCTTTGCTGAAGGCTTTCTTGACCTTGACCTCGACCCCTCGGGACCACGCCCCAGCCACGTTCATCATCTGCCACTCGTAGATCGCGGGGTCAGGATTGACGTCCACGTTTTGGAGCAGATCCTGCATATCCTTCTGATAATAGGTTAGTCCGAGCGTAATGTCCGGAAATACCTCACGCTCCAGGCCAAACTCAAAGGACTTGTTGATCGGGTTGGAGAGCCCGGCTGCTCCTTTGTAGGAGTCGAAAGTCAAAGTTCCCTCCAGGGAAGACCTCGCCCCATACTCATTTACGTAATCACTTGGCTGGGCCATCGCATCCATAAGCGGGATGACCTGGAAAAACCATCCATACTCGAACCGGAGCTTCGTCTTATCATCCGGCGTATAGGTGATCCCCATTCGCGGGGAGAACTCCGACCCACCGTTCGCCTCCTGCCAGTCAAAGCGCAGCCCATAATTCAGAAAGATAGGAAGATCATACTTCTCGTCGAGGCTCCATCTGTCCTGAACGTAGGCGCCGCCATAGTTAGTTGTCCACGTGTCCGCGTCCATGAAGAAATGCCGTTTGCGATAGAAGCTGATCTGCCCGGGATTGGGCGACCAGGCATCCGGAGACATTATCAAGTAATATGGGACAGTAACGAGCTCGCCATCATAATGGATGTAGTTGACGCTTGTGCCGGCCCTAAACACGTGGTCGTCCTTGACCCATGTCAGGTTTGTGCTGAAATAACCGATATCGACGTCACGCCACTGCCAGTTGGGATAATCACCCCTGCCCCCATATTGCTTGTCAAAACGGAAGAGGGCCTCCTCCCATAAAACGACACCCGCAAATGGCTCGTAGTCGTGCCAGTCCTTGTCCTCAACCTTCGCCTCAAGATACTGCCTCCCCGCGCCCAGGAACGATTCAAGGACCAGCTCGGGGGTGAACGTGTGAGTATGGCTGACCGATAAGAAGTTGTAGTCAAACCTCATGGTGGGCATGTGGACGGGCTCTATCCAGTCAGAGCCCCCCCTGGTCTCAACCGTGTTGAAAAAGTATTGAAAAACGAACTTGTCATCAATCGTCGCCTGCCAAGTGAACTTCGCCATCCCGCCAAGCTCCTTCCACGTGCTCGCCGCGAAATCGTCCTGAGGCCAGTCAGCGGCCGGGAACATTCTCTTGTTGTCCTCGACCTCCAGCGAAATGAAGAAGTTGAGCTTCTCGGGAATCACCGGGCCTTTTAACGTAATGCCCGGGTTGTATGACCGCCATTCATACGGGACGCCGTCCAGCTCGCTGTTCTCATAGTTGTAATGGACATCACCATGGAATGTGTCGGTTCCGCTCTTGGTTACGACATTAACCATACCTGACATATTGCCACCGTATTCCGCGTCGTAGCCGCCGGTGATGACCTCCATCTTCTCGACAGCGTTCATGTTGACGTTTGTGCCATAGCCGCCGGTCACGGGGTCCTGAGCGTTCATCCCATCTACTTTGAACCCGACCTCGCCAGTCCGGCCGCCCCTCATGTGAATCTGCTGGTCGCGATCGACGAGCGTGCCGGGAAGTATCTTCAGTGCGTTCTGATAGGCGCGACCCTCGATGGGCATATCCTCGATATAGTCGCCTTCAATGACGTCAGAAGTGCCCGAGACCTCCTTCTCGATCAAGGGGCTTTGAGCGATGACCTCGACCTCTTTCTCCAGGGCCACACGCTGCTTCAGCTGAACCTTGACAACAGCGATCCTATCCATTGTAACGTTTATATCCGTGATCTTCTTCTTCAGATAGCCAATGTAAACCACCTCTATCGTGTATGTTCCTGGCGGCAAGCCAGCCCTAACAAACTTGCCATCCTTGTCCGCCGAGAAGGCATAGGGTTTAAGAAGTGCGGGACCGGATATCAAGATGTCGGCAAAGGGAAGTGGCTCTGCGGTTGAGGTGTCCCTGACCTCGCCTTTAATGATGCCTGTTATTCCGCATTGGGCCGGCATCGAAAAAACGAGACCTAAGAACAATCCCAAGAACAGGACGAACAAACGAAAAAACTGGTCTTTCACCGAAAAGTCTCCTGTCAAGTTAGTGATATGGTTAATGCTCACCGCCCCAGCGAGAGCAACCTAGCAACACTGATTAAGCTCAAAAAAGCCCCCAGTTAACAATCTCGTTACCCAACTATTAGGCTATTATAGCTTGAGTTCGGCTTTCCGCCGAATTCTATGAACATGGCCAACCCCTGTCAACAGTTTTGTTCAGGAGCGTTTCCCCAGCGGCAAATCGGGGGGATGCGGGGGGCATTGACCGCCTAATCTCCTCTGTCGATCTTGATCCAGTCATCCACCTCCAATGCGCCCTCCCGTTGCTGGCTCTCTCGCCCTTGTTTGTCCCGCGAGAGCCTCGAGACGATCCCCAATGTTATCTCCTCCATACGTAAAACGTAGGTGTTTGTCCGTTTGAAGAAATAGCTGTAGGCGATGAGCGTTGGGATGGCGACTACAAGTCCGGCTGCCGTCGTCAGCAGCGCCTCGGAGATGCCGCCGGCGAGGTCGGAGGGATTGGTTACGCCTTTGCTGGAGATGATGCTGAAGACCTTGATCATCCCCGTTACAGTCCCGAGAAGGCCCAGAAGAGGAGCAATGCTTGCTATGGTTGACAGCACCATCAGATACCGCGAGAGCTTATTCGCCTGGTCCTTGCCGACACTCTGCACTACCTCCCGGAGCGTATCGCTCGGCAGATTGCGCGATAGAATCGTGGTGTGGATCACCTTGGCTATCGGCGTCCGGCTCTTTCTCGAAAGCTCAAGCAACGCGTCCTCCTTGCCAGCCGAAACCAGCCGCTTCGCCTCACGAATGAAGGCCAGAGGAATGATCCGCACGTCTCTTAAGGCCAAGGACCGCTCGATAATTAAGGCCAGGGACAGCACCGAGCATATCGCGATTGGGATCATGACAGGCCCGCCGGCAATCAAGTAGTCGATCATCCGCTGTCTCCTCGTTTCATGCGACTCACTAAAGGTAGCATTCCCCTAATGCGCATGCTCATCTGTAAAGCCTGTCTATCAAAAGCAATCTCTCATCGCCAAACTTCCGCCTCATCTCGCTCAGTAGCTGCTCACGTCTTGTCCTGTTGAACTTGTGAGCCACATTAACAGCACCGTAAATAGTGCCAGAATAAAACACCAATGCAACTGACGATGCGATTGCTCCGCCCACATATACATCCTTGTGAAAAGCTTCGACCGACGCGGCTACGAACGCCGCGTTAAGGACGAAGGCCACACCGCCGTTCCTGAACTTGCGACAGTAGAAGTGCCCGGCTCCTGGCACACAGGCGCTCAAGAGGCCGGCGACCACGGGCGATTTCTGTTGGAGCAACTTACCGCTCGCTGCCGCCTCCGCAAGCACTTCCATCTTAATCCCAGCGAGCGCTGAGGCCTCGCTCGATGCGCGGGATAACCTCGTGAAAACTCTCGCCGCCTGAGCCCAATCGCCCAGCGAAAGGAATGTCCAGGCCAAAAGGTACGACGCATAGGCTCGGACGTCAGGGGCCCTCGCATCTCGGGAAAGCACAGTCAGCCGCGCTAAAGCACCGACGTAGTCCCTCTCGCTGAGAAAACAGACGGCCTGCCACAGCGACAACTCGTCCCACCTCTTTAAGAGGGTCTCATCGCTTAGCATCTCGCCAAGCCGCGTCTGCGCCTCGTCGAATTTGCCGAGCATAATGTAGCAAAGAGCGGTCTTGATCCTGCACCGCGCCGACAGCTCGAAATCGGGCTTAAGGTGCAGCAGAAGGCGATATTGGATGGCGGCTGTCTCGTAGTCTTTGTCCCGAAATAAGGACTCGGCGAAGTCGTAGATAATGGCCGGCGATGGGGCCGGCCGAAAAGGTCGCTCGGCCACGGGTCTCAGCCCTGCATTCTTGATCCTGTGGCTGGGCTCCACTCCGACCTGCGCTCCCACAAGTTGAGGCGCAAGAACGAGCACCCCCAAGAGGCCGATGAGGGAATCTCGACGGGCAAACTCGGCCAACATCAGCTAGTCAGAGCTGGGGAGCGACTTGAGCGCGGCCTCGGCCTTCCGGACAGCTTCGGTCGCCTGGGGATAATCTCTTATGACAGCCGCAAAGACCTTTCGCGCCTCGCCCGGCTGCTCGAGCTTGAGCAGGCTCTTGCCAGCCAGAAGGAGAGATTCTGCCGCCCATTTGGAATCGGGATACAGGTAACGGACTCGCATAAGCGCTGATGCGGCTCGTTTGAAGTTGTCCTGCAAGAAGAACGAGTAGCCCAGGAGGTAGGCATGGTAGGCCTTCTTATCCGCTGGGACACCCAGTTCCGTGGCCTTCGCCAGCCGCTCTCTGGCGGTCCCAAACCGCTTCCTGTCTATGAGCACCTCGGCCGCGACGATGAGCGCCTCCGCGGCGACGTCAGCGTGGCCGAAGCGGGCTGCCACATCATCGCATAGCCTCAGTGATTCGTCTGGGTTTGTCTTCTTGACCAGCAGAGCGTGTTTAAGGAGCGCAACGCCGGCGACCTCCGGGGCTTTGGGATACTCCTGGGCCAGCTTGGAGTATATCTCGATCGCCTTCTTGGTCTGTTTCAAATCTGCATAAAGGTGCGCCTTACGAAGACGCGCCATCTGAACTAACCGGTTGCCCTTAAAGCGGAAAACCAGCTGATCATATTCGCTTATGGCTCCCTCCTTGTCGCCCGCTGCCTCCATTATCTGCCCGATGCGGTAGAGGATCTTCGCGAGCTCGTCCTCGCCAGCGCCGGCCTTCGTCAAACTCTCGAACGCCTTATTATACTGCCGAATCGCTCCAAAAGACTGCTTTCGCTGGGCCAACTCCTCGGCCAGCAGCGACCTTAGCGCGCCCGCCGTCCGCCGATCCTTGAATCTCTCGATGAACTCCTCGATCCGGCGCTCGACCTGGGAGAGCAGGCCCTGCCTTTGTAAACAGAGAACAAGACCATATAACGCCGACTTCTGGTCCGCGGGTCCGGCCCCGGAATCAAGCGTCTTGCCGTAGCTCGCCTCGGCCATCTTGTAATCGCCCATGTTGTAGCTCGAATTGGCGATGCCGAGAAGCGCTTTCGGCACAAGAGGGCTTCTGGGGAAGTCCTTCAGGATGCCCCGGAACGCCGCGATAGACTTCTCGAACTCGCTGTCCTCGAAGTGTGCAGACGCAACAGCGTATTTCGCCTCGTCTAGGTAGTCGCAGCCAGGGAATCTGTCAGAGAGCGATTCGAGCAAGCTGAACGCCTCTTTCTTCTGCCCAAGACGCAATAAACACTCCCCCTTGATGAAGCCAGCGCCGCAGAGCACCGGCTCAAGGTCTGTCCTCTCCGTTGCCCTCTCGGAATACTTGACGCCCGACTCGTACTGCCCGAGGTGCATTGCACATTGAGCCATTCTGAGCCACGAAAGCGCACGATCATCGTCCGGCCGATCGCTCCTAGCCACTATCTCAAAATGCTTGAGCGCATACTCCCAACGTTCTTGGAGAAAGGCGGCAAAGCCCAGTCCAAGATGGGCGTCCAGCAAAAGGCCGGGGCCAACATTTGCGGAGCTTATCAGCTGTTGGAAACTTCCCTCGGCGAGCTTCGCCTGGCCCAGCTGAAGCTGCGCCTGACCGGCCCAGAACAGCGACTCGAGCTTTGCGCCTCCGGAGGGCTTGAGCGATAACGCCTCGTTAAACAGAGATGCCGCCTGCTTGTAGCGGCCGGTCGCAAAACTGGCCCATCCGCACCCTAAAAATGCGGCCGCCCTGACCTCGTCGTCGCCTGCTTTGTCGCGCGCCGATTTGAAGTGTTTCACCGCCTCATTTGGCTTGTTCTCGGACGCAAACACGAGACCCATGTAATAGCTCACGCGGGACATGAAATCCCGATCGACTTTGCAGCCGCTCACCGCGGTCATCAAGGCCTCTTTCGCTCTCTCAAAGTCGGAGGCCGTAAGCCTAACGGATGCCAGGTTGACCAGCGCCGGGCAGTAGTAGGGAGAGCTCGGATACCGCGTAATAAGCCGTGTAAAGCCGTCCTCCGCCTGTCGCAGCAGACCCCTCTCACGGTCGATCTGCGCCTTGGCGAACAGCGCCCCCGCGGCGACATTTCTGTCCCCGAAAAGCCCTGCGATTCTCTCAAAAAGATCGGCCGCCTCGTCGGCCCGGCCTGCGCTTTTAAGCGCTAGCGCCCGAACGTAATCGAAACGAGGCGCCATCTCAGAATCCTGGAAGCTCTCGGCGCTAGCCGCGCTCAAGCTCAGAGCATCCTCATACTTGCCCGCCGAGTAAAGCGACTCCAGACGCCAGAGGGTGTATTCGTTTCGCAGGCCGTCATTAGAAGCTAGCTCGGCCAGTCGCCTGAAGTCATCGGCCGCAGCCACAAAATCGCCTCTGGTGAATTGCAGCGCTGCCCGAGCATACATGGCCTCCGTGGTCTTCGCCGAGTTGGGGAACCCATCCAGAAGCTCGGAGAGGGCGCTCACAGTGCCAGGGATGTTCCCCACCTTGAAGCGAGCATAGGCCAGATTGCACAGCGCATCGTGCCGCAAAACTTGCCTCGGAAACCGATCCAGAAATGACTCGAAAGACTTCGATGCGGCATTATATTTGACCTGGGCAAGCGCAATCTGCCCCCTGAAAAAAAGCGATTCAGGTGCGTATTGGGAGCGCGGATACTCTTGCAGAAGTCGCTTCAACCTAGCGTCGCTCTCCGAGAACTTCCCCTTGCTGTAAAGCACCAGAGCGTAGCGGAAAAGAGACTCTTCCTTCGCAAATATCATCGAGACCGAGGCGCCCAGCGCCCAACCGAACAGGCACCCGCCTGACCGCGGGGCCAAGAGCGCTGGTTCAAGGTCTATTGTGGGGTATGTTCTGAGCTCGTGGATTCTGGGCAGGAGCGCTTCGCCGGCGTCCACGAGCGCAAGCTTCTCCCGAACGACCGGGGGCTGCTCCGGCATGATAAGGTATTTGGCCTGACCTGTAATTGTGAGCGTCGGGAGTTTGATGCCCTGCTTGGGTGCGGCGTCTTGGCCCGCGGCCAGCGAGGAGAACGCCAGCGCGGCCACTAGAGCGCCGCAAAGGGCGAGTCTGCGTGCTTTGCCTTCGTTGGATAACATGTTTGCACATTCTCCTTGACGTGTTTCGTCCTAACACAAACGAGGATAGGGCGCATGGGGTCAATTGCAACCCCCGATGGGCTGGGGGCCTGGCGGCCGGCCGGTTGTTGCGGTTACAGAGGTCAGGCCTGGCTTATGTGCGCGCTGTCAGCTCGAACGAGCACGCTGACTGAACCGTCAATCACGCCAATCGTGGCGAAGTTTTTAAGCCTCCAAAGCAGTGTCGCGGTTAGCTCGTGTCCCCTT
This window harbors:
- a CDS encoding TonB-dependent receptor, with product MKDQFFRLFVLFLGLFLGLVFSMPAQCGITGIIKGEVRDTSTAEPLPFADILISGPALLKPYAFSADKDGKFVRAGLPPGTYTIEVVYIGYLKKKITDINVTMDRIAVVKVQLKQRVALEKEVEVIAQSPLIEKEVSGTSDVIEGDYIEDMPIEGRAYQNALKILPGTLVDRDQQIHMRGGRTGEVGFKVDGMNAQDPVTGGYGTNVNMNAVEKMEVITGGYDAEYGGNMSGMVNVVTKSGTDTFHGDVHYNYENSELDGVPYEWRSYNPGITLKGPVIPEKLNFFISLEVEDNKRMFPAADWPQDDFAASTWKELGGMAKFTWQATIDDKFVFQYFFNTVETRGGSDWIEPVHMPTMRFDYNFLSVSHTHTFTPELVLESFLGAGRQYLEAKVEDKDWHDYEPFAGVVLWEEALFRFDKQYGGRGDYPNWQWRDVDIGYFSTNLTWVKDDHVFRAGTSVNYIHYDGELVTVPYYLIMSPDAWSPNPGQISFYRKRHFFMDADTWTTNYGGAYVQDRWSLDEKYDLPIFLNYGLRFDWQEANGGSEFSPRMGITYTPDDKTKLRFEYGWFFQVIPLMDAMAQPSDYVNEYGARSSLEGTLTFDSYKGAAGLSNPINKSFEFGLEREVFPDITLGLTYYQKDMQDLLQNVDVNPDPAIYEWQMMNVAGAWSRGVEVKVKKAFSKAFEGRLSYTYQEAKSIGVDNYGKMTGKEAWLDWDLRHMLAVSFNAELPYNIYLNGIYSWNSGYPYTSEYLVRDEETDQLTREQDKINEHREPFYSTFDLTVMKEFKVRDYTLTMMVQSYNLFDHRNVSYMDVLNDEPQGYGAGRRLVFGMKFEF
- a CDS encoding tetratricopeptide repeat protein, whose protein sequence is MLSNEGKARRLALCGALVAALAFSSLAAGQDAAPKQGIKLPTLTITGQAKYLIMPEQPPVVREKLALVDAGEALLPRIHELRTYPTIDLEPALLAPRSGGCLFGWALGASVSMIFAKEESLFRYALVLYSKGKFSESDARLKRLLQEYPRSQYAPESLFFRGQIALAQVKYNAASKSFESFLDRFPRQVLRHDALCNLAYARFKVGNIPGTVSALSELLDGFPNSAKTTEAMYARAALQFTRGDFVAAADDFRRLAELASNDGLRNEYTLWRLESLYSAGKYEDALSLSAASAESFQDSEMAPRFDYVRALALKSAGRADEAADLFERIAGLFGDRNVAAGALFAKAQIDRERGLLRQAEDGFTRLITRYPSSPYYCPALVNLASVRLTASDFERAKEALMTAVSGCKVDRDFMSRVSYYMGLVFASENKPNEAVKHFKSARDKAGDDEVRAAAFLGCGWASFATGRYKQAASLFNEALSLKPSGGAKLESLFWAGQAQLQLGQAKLAEGSFQQLISSANVGPGLLLDAHLGLGFAAFLQERWEYALKHFEIVARSDRPDDDRALSWLRMAQCAMHLGQYESGVKYSERATERTDLEPVLCGAGFIKGECLLRLGQKKEAFSLLESLSDRFPGCDYLDEAKYAVASAHFEDSEFEKSIAAFRGILKDFPRSPLVPKALLGIANSSYNMGDYKMAEASYGKTLDSGAGPADQKSALYGLVLCLQRQGLLSQVERRIEEFIERFKDRRTAGALRSLLAEELAQRKQSFGAIRQYNKAFESLTKAGAGEDELAKILYRIGQIMEAAGDKEGAISEYDQLVFRFKGNRLVQMARLRKAHLYADLKQTKKAIEIYSKLAQEYPKAPEVAGVALLKHALLVKKTNPDESLRLCDDVAARFGHADVAAEALIVAAEVLIDRKRFGTARERLAKATELGVPADKKAYHAYLLGYSFFLQDNFKRAASALMRVRYLYPDSKWAAESLLLAGKSLLKLEQPGEARKVFAAVIRDYPQATEAVRKAEAALKSLPSSD
- a CDS encoding tetratricopeptide repeat protein, whose translation is MLAEFARRDSLIGLLGVLVLAPQLVGAQVGVEPSHRIKNAGLRPVAERPFRPAPSPAIIYDFAESLFRDKDYETAAIQYRLLLHLKPDFELSARCRIKTALCYIMLGKFDEAQTRLGEMLSDETLLKRWDELSLWQAVCFLSERDYVGALARLTVLSRDARAPDVRAYASYLLAWTFLSLGDWAQAARVFTRLSRASSEASALAGIKMEVLAEAAASGKLLQQKSPVVAGLLSACVPGAGHFYCRKFRNGGVAFVLNAAFVAASVEAFHKDVYVGGAIASSVALVFYSGTIYGAVNVAHKFNRTRREQLLSEMRRKFGDERLLLIDRLYR
- a CDS encoding MotA/TolQ/ExbB proton channel family protein, whose translation is MIDYLIAGGPVMIPIAICSVLSLALIIERSLALRDVRIIPLAFIREAKRLVSAGKEDALLELSRKSRTPIAKVIHTTILSRNLPSDTLREVVQSVGKDQANKLSRYLMVLSTIASIAPLLGLLGTVTGMIKVFSIISSKGVTNPSDLAGGISEALLTTAAGLVVAIPTLIAYSYFFKRTNTYVLRMEEITLGIVSRLSRDKQGRESQQREGALEVDDWIKIDRGD